Proteins encoded in a region of the Pseudomonas viciae genome:
- a CDS encoding c-type cytochrome encodes MKMLAAPATVLALWAVSAQAATNDEIAKRLEPVGQVCVQGKECKGMEVVASAGGGGAKAPKDVIAKHCNACHGTGLLGAPKIGDKAAWKERADHQGGLDGILAKAITGVNAMPPKGTCADCSDDELKGAIKEMSGL; translated from the coding sequence ATGAAAATGCTGGCTGCACCAGCAACCGTATTGGCCCTATGGGCAGTCAGTGCCCAAGCGGCGACCAACGACGAAATCGCCAAGCGCCTTGAACCGGTCGGCCAGGTCTGCGTTCAGGGGAAGGAATGCAAGGGGATGGAAGTCGTAGCTTCGGCTGGCGGCGGCGGTGCGAAGGCGCCGAAAGATGTTATTGCAAAGCATTGCAATGCTTGCCACGGCACCGGCCTGTTGGGTGCTCCGAAAATCGGTGACAAGGCTGCCTGGAAAGAGCGCGCCGATCACCAGGGCGGTCTCGACGGCATCCTGGCCAAGGCCATTACCGGCGTCAACGCCATGCCGCCAAAAGGTACCTGTGCCGATTGCTCGGATGACGAACTCAAGGGCGCCATCAAAGAGATGTCCGGCCTGTAA
- a CDS encoding cupin domain-containing protein has product MDVGERLQSIRKLKGLSQRELAKRAGVTNSTISMIEKNSVSPSISSLRKVLGGIPMSMVEFFSEEILQEKPTQIVYKANELIDISDGAVTMKLVGRAHPSRAIAFLNEIYPPGADTGDEMLTHEGEETGILVEGRLELVVGVETFVLEAGDSYYFESTKPHRFRNPFDVPARLISAATPANF; this is encoded by the coding sequence TTGGACGTCGGTGAACGACTGCAATCCATTCGTAAACTCAAAGGCCTTTCCCAGCGTGAACTCGCCAAGCGCGCGGGCGTCACCAACAGCACTATTTCGATGATCGAGAAGAACAGCGTCAGCCCCTCGATCAGCTCGCTGCGTAAGGTCCTTGGCGGGATTCCCATGTCCATGGTCGAGTTTTTCTCCGAAGAAATCCTTCAGGAGAAACCGACTCAGATCGTCTACAAAGCCAACGAACTGATCGACATCTCCGACGGCGCCGTGACCATGAAACTGGTGGGCAGGGCACACCCGAGCCGGGCGATTGCCTTCCTGAATGAAATCTATCCGCCTGGCGCCGACACCGGTGACGAGATGCTCACCCATGAGGGCGAGGAAACCGGGATTCTGGTGGAGGGGCGGCTGGAGTTGGTGGTCGGCGTCGAAACTTTCGTGCTCGAAGCCGGCGACAGCTACTATTTCGAGAGCACCAAGCCCCACCGTTTCCGTAATCCGTTCGATGTGCCGGCGCGACTGATCAGCGCAGCTACGCCGGCCAATTTCTAA
- a CDS encoding acetyl-CoA hydrolase/transferase C-terminal domain-containing protein, which translates to MVQLCSIEQAVDDVLERLPAHIHLGMPLGLGKPNLFANALYRRIAQLPERQLTIYTALSLGRPNLGDGLQKRFLEPFIERVFGDYPELDYLADLHRDSLPANIRVQQFFMQPGSLLHSASAQQNYVSSNYSHAARDINAAGLNLVAQLVASDPQHPDRLSLSCNPDITLDLLPMIAKRRAAGETILLVGQVHSDLPYMPGDAEIGIDAFDLLIDEKDSHTLFSTPNMPVGFQDHLIGLHASTLVRDGGTLQIGIGAMGDALTAALLARQADNAGYQALLADLNLSQWAQLIEREGGVEPFVKGLYGCSEMFVNGLLVLADAGIIRRKVYPDEPTQEQANAGTLDEAAQPDGICIHGGFFLGPRSFYERLRELPQSRRVEFNMTRISYINELYGQEQLKRLQRLDARFINTVFTMTLMGAGVADQLEDGRVLSGVGGQYNFVAQGHALEGGRSILLLRSWREAGGEISSNIVWEYGHCTIPRHLRDIVVTEYGIADLRGKTDAAVIEALLNISDSRFQPGLIEQAQKAGKLPRDFRLDPRFADNTSERLQAIQARHSNLFPEYPLGCDFDGVERDLLRALNWLKSKFKLTEILELGKAALDAPEPSAFPEHLERMQLASPEGLKEELGQRLLLAGLKATAI; encoded by the coding sequence ATGGTGCAGTTGTGTTCAATCGAACAGGCGGTGGATGATGTGCTCGAGCGTCTGCCCGCGCATATTCACCTTGGCATGCCCCTGGGGCTGGGCAAGCCCAACCTGTTTGCCAACGCGCTGTATCGACGCATCGCGCAATTGCCCGAGCGCCAACTGACCATTTACACGGCCCTGAGCCTGGGCCGGCCGAACCTGGGCGATGGTTTGCAAAAGCGCTTCCTGGAGCCCTTTATCGAGCGGGTCTTCGGTGATTACCCCGAACTGGATTATCTCGCCGACCTGCATCGCGACAGTCTGCCGGCCAACATCCGCGTCCAGCAGTTTTTCATGCAGCCCGGCAGCCTGCTGCACAGTGCATCGGCTCAACAGAATTATGTCAGCAGCAACTACAGCCACGCCGCCCGGGACATCAACGCTGCGGGCTTGAACCTGGTGGCGCAACTGGTGGCGAGCGACCCGCAACATCCCGATCGCCTGAGCCTGAGCTGCAACCCGGACATCACCCTCGACCTGTTGCCGATGATCGCCAAGCGGCGCGCGGCCGGGGAGACCATTCTCCTGGTCGGCCAGGTGCACAGCGATTTGCCCTACATGCCGGGGGACGCGGAGATCGGCATCGACGCTTTCGACCTGCTGATCGACGAGAAGGACAGCCACACGTTGTTTTCCACGCCGAACATGCCGGTGGGGTTCCAGGATCATCTGATCGGCCTGCACGCCAGTACCCTGGTGCGTGACGGCGGGACGCTGCAGATCGGCATCGGTGCCATGGGCGACGCGTTGACGGCGGCGCTGCTGGCGCGCCAGGCCGATAACGCCGGCTACCAGGCGTTGCTGGCGGACCTGAACCTGAGCCAGTGGGCGCAACTGATCGAGCGCGAGGGCGGAGTCGAGCCGTTTGTCAAAGGGCTGTACGGCTGCAGTGAGATGTTCGTCAACGGTTTGCTGGTGCTGGCGGATGCCGGGATCATCCGGCGCAAGGTCTACCCCGACGAGCCGACTCAGGAACAGGCCAACGCCGGCACCCTCGACGAGGCGGCGCAGCCGGACGGCATCTGTATACATGGCGGGTTCTTCCTCGGCCCGCGCAGTTTTTACGAGCGCTTGCGCGAGTTGCCACAGAGCCGCCGAGTTGAATTCAACATGACCCGCATCAGTTACATCAACGAGCTATACGGCCAGGAGCAGCTCAAACGCCTGCAGCGACTCGATGCACGCTTTATCAACACGGTGTTCACCATGACCCTGATGGGGGCAGGGGTGGCCGACCAATTGGAAGACGGCCGGGTACTCAGTGGCGTGGGCGGGCAGTACAACTTCGTTGCCCAGGGCCATGCGCTGGAGGGCGGGCGTTCGATTCTGCTGTTGCGCAGCTGGCGCGAGGCGGGGGGCGAGATCAGCTCGAACATCGTCTGGGAGTACGGCCATTGCACGATTCCCCGGCACCTGCGGGACATCGTGGTGACCGAATATGGCATCGCCGACCTGCGCGGCAAGACCGATGCCGCAGTGATCGAAGCACTCTTGAACATCAGCGATTCACGTTTCCAGCCGGGACTGATCGAGCAAGCGCAAAAGGCCGGCAAGTTGCCCAGGGATTTCCGCCTCGATCCGCGGTTCGCTGACAACACTTCCGAGCGTTTGCAGGCCATCCAGGCACGGCATTCGAATCTGTTTCCGGAGTATCCGCTGGGTTGTGATTTCGACGGGGTAGAGCGGGACCTGTTGCGGGCGCTGAACTGGCTCAAGAGCAAGTTCAAGCTCACTGAGATTCTGGAATTGGGCAAGGCGGCGCTGGATGCGCCGGAGCCTTCGGCGTTTCCCGAGCATTTGGAGCGGATGCAGTTGGCGAGCCCCGAGGGACTGAAAGAGGAACTGGGCCAGCGGTTGTTGCTCGCCGGGCTCAAGGCCACTGCTATCTAA